A window from Gossypium raimondii isolate GPD5lz chromosome 7, ASM2569854v1, whole genome shotgun sequence encodes these proteins:
- the LOC105785176 gene encoding uncharacterized protein LOC105785176 isoform X1, translating to MLDGILGRGFATKCKSLIKAIKSRIDVIRRKKSATLKFLKKDIADLLANGLDINAYGRVEGYIAELVLSSCYDFIDKCCDFVTKHVSVMQKLSDCPEDCREAVSSLMFAAARFSDLPELRELRHIFHERYENSLDVFANKQLVENSASNPSTMERKVMVMHDIASEFSIKWDSKAFERRMSEPVVIPQPQDRTKKYGSFHVNGEDNKSNYGKQDRLKKYGSFHVNGDDNKSNDGKQDRLKKYGSFHVNGDDNKSNDGKQDRLKKYGSFHVNGDDNKSNDGKQDRPKKYGSFHVNGDDNKSNDGKSADPPRDELKVDKNGHKWEFSVEDKLRQGREEAFARRENLDIPLPQKQEVVEKDDIAFKTARLSSSTSGKRIERVNGGGKVQDGRENSVPGIDNQDVLTQRKPDLNPNNYAAPRSRSQDKDLFVPDSYANEYGVQNSTRKTPVEGEPKRKPRSSSALPPPYVKPPSIKSKESMNGANILSSLAGLDSDGVSGDPSMPDKEGQRIPPMRGHDRETDNYYSHSEIGIPIPRRRSSRRRHLRSASGHIEIGNAEDTEFMRRKPRSRRRDESRQGLQILFDEEHQRYDQEERIIDRLLMHYSKKPSTSEDGKLRRKSKSHHAHHKRTDVDEEALEKASMDRSDDISETIPRPVRSISLPREQTTQSEGTKVYTRATSFQQGRSNAARHVHPKLPDYDDLAAHFAAMKGR from the exons ATGCTGGACGGAATCTTAGGCCGTGGTTTTGCCACAAAATG TAAATCGTTGATAAAAGCGATAAAGAGTCGGATTGATGTTATACGGAGGAAAAAGAGTGCGACGcttaagtttttgaagaaagatATAGCTGATCTGCTTGCTAATGGCCTTGATATCAATGCTTATGGCAga GTTGAAGGATATATAGCTGAATTAGTGCTTTCGTCTTGCTATGATTTTATAGACAAGTGTTGCGATTTCGTGACGAAGCATGTTTCAGTCATGCAAAAACTGAG TGATTGCCCAGAAGATTGCAGGGAAGCTGTCTCATCTCTAATGTTTGCAGCTGCTAGATTTTCTGATTTGCCAGAGTTGCGTGAGCTTAGGCATATATTTCATGAAAGATATGAAAATTCACTGGACGTATTCGCCAATAAACAG CTTGTTGAGAATTCAGCTTCAAATCCTTCCACAATGGAGAGGAAAGTTATGGTAATGCATGATATAGCATCAGAGTTTTCCATAAAATGGGATTCAAAAGCTTTCGAGCGAAGAATGTCTGAACCTGTTGTGATCCCACAGCCACAG GACCGAACTAAAAAATACGGGTCTTTCCATGTCAATGGTGaagataataaatcaaattatggAAAACAG GACCGACTTAAAAAATACGGGTCTTTCCATGTCAATGGTGatgataataaatcaaatgatgGAAAACAG GACCGACTTAAAAAATACGGGTCTTTCCATGTCAATGGTGatgataataaatcaaatgatgGAAAACAG GACCGACTTAAAAAGTACGGGTCTTTCCATGTCAATGGTGatgataataaatcaaatgatgGAAAACAG GACCGACCTAAAAAATACGGGTCTTTCCATGTCAATGGTGATGATAATAAATCAAACGATGGAAAAAGTGCTGATCCACCAAGGGATGAACTTAAAGTGGATAAGAATGGGCACAAGTGGGAATTCTCCGTCGAGGACAAGCTGCGTCAAGGCAGGGAAGAAGCTTTTGCAAGGAGGGAGAATCTTGATATCCCATTACCGCAAAAACAAGAAGTTGTCGAGAAGGATGATATTGCCTTCAAAACAGCAAGATTAAGTAGTTCGACTAGTGGGAAAAGAATCGAAAGAGTAAATGGTGGAGGCAAGGTACAAGATGGTAGGGAGAATAGTGTACCTGGAATAGATAACCAAGATGTTCTAACACAGAGAAAGCCGGATCTAAATCCAAATAACTATGCAGCTCCACGGTCAAGGAGTCAAGATAAAGATCTCTTCGTCCCCGATAGTTATGCCAATGAGTATGGTGTCCAGAATTCAACTAGGAAAACTCCCGTGGAAGGTGAACCCAAGCGGAAGCCCCGGTCTAGTAGTGCTCTCCCTCCTCCTTATGTTAAACCACCCAGTATCAAATCAAAGGAGAGCATGAATGGTGCCAATATATTGTCTTCACTTGCTGGTTTGGACAGTGATGGAGTCTCTGGTGATCCTTCTATGCCTGATAAAGAGGGGCAGAGAATTCCACCTATGAGAGGTCATGATCGAGAAACAGATAATTACTATAGTCACAGTGAAATTGGTATCCCTATCCCAAGACGAAGATCGTCTCGGAGGCGACATTTGAGATCAGCATCTGGTCATATTGAAATTGGTAATGCTGAAGATACAGAATTCATGAGGAGAAAACCAAGAAGCAGGAGAAGGGATGAGTCGAGACAAGGTCTGCAAATCTTATTCGACGAAGAGCATCAAAGATATGATCAGGAGGAAAGGATAATCGATAGGCTGTTGATGCATTATAGTAAGAAACCATCAACCTCTGAAGACGGGAAACTAAGACGAAAATCTAAAAGTCATCATGCACATCATAAGAGAACTGACGTAGATGAAGAAGCCTTAGAAAAAGCAAGCATGGATAGATCGGATGATATCTCCGAGACTATTCCCCGTCCAGTCCGATCAATTTCTCTCCCTCGTGAACAAACAACTCAATCAGAAGGAACTAAAGTATACACCCGCGCTACTTCCTTTCAGCAAGGTAGGTCAAATGCAGCCCGGCACGTACACCCTAAGTTACCGGATTACGATGATTTGGCTGCTCACTTTGCAGCAATGAAAGGGAGATAA
- the LOC105785176 gene encoding polycomb group protein FERTILIZATION-INDEPENDENT SEED 2 isoform X4, with translation MLDGILGRGFATKCKSLIKAIKSRIDVIRRKKSATLKFLKKDIADLLANGLDINAYGRVEGYIAELVLSSCYDFIDKCCDFVTKHVSVMQKLSDCPEDCREAVSSLMFAAARFSDLPELRELRHIFHERYENSLDVFANKQLVENSASNPSTMERKVMVMHDIASEFSIKWDSKAFERRMSEPVVIPQPQDRTKKYGSFHVNGEDNKSNYGKQDRLKKYGSFHVNGDDNKSNDGKQDRLKKYGSFHVNGDDNKSNDGKQDRPKKYGSFHVNGDDNKSNDGKSADPPRDELKVDKNGHKWEFSVEDKLRQGREEAFARRENLDIPLPQKQEVVEKDDIAFKTARLSSSTSGKRIERVNGGGKVQDGRENSVPGIDNQDVLTQRKPDLNPNNYAAPRSRSQDKDLFVPDSYANEYGVQNSTRKTPVEGEPKRKPRSSSALPPPYVKPPSIKSKESMNGANILSSLAGLDSDGVSGDPSMPDKEGQRIPPMRGHDRETDNYYSHSEIGIPIPRRRSSRRRHLRSASGHIEIGNAEDTEFMRRKPRSRRRDESRQGLQILFDEEHQRYDQEERIIDRLLMHYSKKPSTSEDGKLRRKSKSHHAHHKRTDVDEEALEKASMDRSDDISETIPRPVRSISLPREQTTQSEGTKVYTRATSFQQGRSNAARHVHPKLPDYDDLAAHFAAMKGR, from the exons ATGCTGGACGGAATCTTAGGCCGTGGTTTTGCCACAAAATG TAAATCGTTGATAAAAGCGATAAAGAGTCGGATTGATGTTATACGGAGGAAAAAGAGTGCGACGcttaagtttttgaagaaagatATAGCTGATCTGCTTGCTAATGGCCTTGATATCAATGCTTATGGCAga GTTGAAGGATATATAGCTGAATTAGTGCTTTCGTCTTGCTATGATTTTATAGACAAGTGTTGCGATTTCGTGACGAAGCATGTTTCAGTCATGCAAAAACTGAG TGATTGCCCAGAAGATTGCAGGGAAGCTGTCTCATCTCTAATGTTTGCAGCTGCTAGATTTTCTGATTTGCCAGAGTTGCGTGAGCTTAGGCATATATTTCATGAAAGATATGAAAATTCACTGGACGTATTCGCCAATAAACAG CTTGTTGAGAATTCAGCTTCAAATCCTTCCACAATGGAGAGGAAAGTTATGGTAATGCATGATATAGCATCAGAGTTTTCCATAAAATGGGATTCAAAAGCTTTCGAGCGAAGAATGTCTGAACCTGTTGTGATCCCACAGCCACAG GACCGAACTAAAAAATACGGGTCTTTCCATGTCAATGGTGaagataataaatcaaattatggAAAACAG GACCGACTTAAAAAATACGGGTCTTTCCATGTCAATGGTGatgataataaatcaaatgatgGAAAACAG GACCGACTTAAAAAATACGGGTCTTTCCATGTCAATGGTGatgataataaatcaaatgatgGAAAACAG GACCGACCTAAAAAATACGGGTCTTTCCATGTCAATGGTGATGATAATAAATCAAACGATGGAAAAAGTGCTGATCCACCAAGGGATGAACTTAAAGTGGATAAGAATGGGCACAAGTGGGAATTCTCCGTCGAGGACAAGCTGCGTCAAGGCAGGGAAGAAGCTTTTGCAAGGAGGGAGAATCTTGATATCCCATTACCGCAAAAACAAGAAGTTGTCGAGAAGGATGATATTGCCTTCAAAACAGCAAGATTAAGTAGTTCGACTAGTGGGAAAAGAATCGAAAGAGTAAATGGTGGAGGCAAGGTACAAGATGGTAGGGAGAATAGTGTACCTGGAATAGATAACCAAGATGTTCTAACACAGAGAAAGCCGGATCTAAATCCAAATAACTATGCAGCTCCACGGTCAAGGAGTCAAGATAAAGATCTCTTCGTCCCCGATAGTTATGCCAATGAGTATGGTGTCCAGAATTCAACTAGGAAAACTCCCGTGGAAGGTGAACCCAAGCGGAAGCCCCGGTCTAGTAGTGCTCTCCCTCCTCCTTATGTTAAACCACCCAGTATCAAATCAAAGGAGAGCATGAATGGTGCCAATATATTGTCTTCACTTGCTGGTTTGGACAGTGATGGAGTCTCTGGTGATCCTTCTATGCCTGATAAAGAGGGGCAGAGAATTCCACCTATGAGAGGTCATGATCGAGAAACAGATAATTACTATAGTCACAGTGAAATTGGTATCCCTATCCCAAGACGAAGATCGTCTCGGAGGCGACATTTGAGATCAGCATCTGGTCATATTGAAATTGGTAATGCTGAAGATACAGAATTCATGAGGAGAAAACCAAGAAGCAGGAGAAGGGATGAGTCGAGACAAGGTCTGCAAATCTTATTCGACGAAGAGCATCAAAGATATGATCAGGAGGAAAGGATAATCGATAGGCTGTTGATGCATTATAGTAAGAAACCATCAACCTCTGAAGACGGGAAACTAAGACGAAAATCTAAAAGTCATCATGCACATCATAAGAGAACTGACGTAGATGAAGAAGCCTTAGAAAAAGCAAGCATGGATAGATCGGATGATATCTCCGAGACTATTCCCCGTCCAGTCCGATCAATTTCTCTCCCTCGTGAACAAACAACTCAATCAGAAGGAACTAAAGTATACACCCGCGCTACTTCCTTTCAGCAAGGTAGGTCAAATGCAGCCCGGCACGTACACCCTAAGTTACCGGATTACGATGATTTGGCTGCTCACTTTGCAGCAATGAAAGGGAGATAA
- the LOC105785176 gene encoding polycomb group protein FERTILIZATION-INDEPENDENT SEED 2 isoform X2 produces MLDGILGRGFATKCKSLIKAIKSRIDVIRRKKSATLKFLKKDIADLLANGLDINAYGRVEGYIAELVLSSCYDFIDKCCDFVTKHVSVMQKLSDCPEDCREAVSSLMFAAARFSDLPELRELRHIFHERYENSLDVFANKQLVENSASNPSTMERKVMVMHDIASEFSIKWDSKAFERRMSEPVVIPQPQDRTKKYGSFHVNGEDNKSNYGKQDRLKKYGSFHVNGDDNKSNDGKQDRLKKYGSFHVNGDDNKSNDGKQDRPKKYGSFHVNGDDNKSNDGKSADPPRDELKVDKNGHKWEFSVEDKLRQGREEAFARRENLDIPLPQKQEVVEKDDIAFKTARLSSSTSGKRIERVNGGGKVQDGRENSVPGIDNQDVLTQRKPDLNPNNYAAPRSRSQDKDLFVPDSYANEYGVQNSTRKTPVEGEPKRKPRSSSALPPPYVKPPSIKSKESMNGANILSSLAGLDSDGVSGDPSMPDKEGQRIPPMRGHDRETDNYYSHSEIGIPIPRRRSSRRRHLRSASGHIEIGNAEDTEFMRRKPRSRRRDESRQGLQILFDEEHQRYDQEERIIDRLLMHYSKKPSTSEDGKLRRKSKSHHAHHKRTDVDEEALEKASMDRSDDISETIPRPVRSISLPREQTTQSEGTKVYTRATSFQQGRSNAARHVHPKLPDYDDLAAHFAAMKGR; encoded by the exons ATGCTGGACGGAATCTTAGGCCGTGGTTTTGCCACAAAATG TAAATCGTTGATAAAAGCGATAAAGAGTCGGATTGATGTTATACGGAGGAAAAAGAGTGCGACGcttaagtttttgaagaaagatATAGCTGATCTGCTTGCTAATGGCCTTGATATCAATGCTTATGGCAga GTTGAAGGATATATAGCTGAATTAGTGCTTTCGTCTTGCTATGATTTTATAGACAAGTGTTGCGATTTCGTGACGAAGCATGTTTCAGTCATGCAAAAACTGAG TGATTGCCCAGAAGATTGCAGGGAAGCTGTCTCATCTCTAATGTTTGCAGCTGCTAGATTTTCTGATTTGCCAGAGTTGCGTGAGCTTAGGCATATATTTCATGAAAGATATGAAAATTCACTGGACGTATTCGCCAATAAACAG CTTGTTGAGAATTCAGCTTCAAATCCTTCCACAATGGAGAGGAAAGTTATGGTAATGCATGATATAGCATCAGAGTTTTCCATAAAATGGGATTCAAAAGCTTTCGAGCGAAGAATGTCTGAACCTGTTGTGATCCCACAGCCACAG GACCGAACTAAAAAATACGGGTCTTTCCATGTCAATGGTGaagataataaatcaaattatggAAAACAG GACCGACTTAAAAAATACGGGTCTTTCCATGTCAATGGTGatgataataaatcaaatgatgGAAAACAG GACCGACTTAAAAAGTACGGGTCTTTCCATGTCAATGGTGatgataataaatcaaatgatgGAAAACAG GACCGACCTAAAAAATACGGGTCTTTCCATGTCAATGGTGATGATAATAAATCAAACGATGGAAAAAGTGCTGATCCACCAAGGGATGAACTTAAAGTGGATAAGAATGGGCACAAGTGGGAATTCTCCGTCGAGGACAAGCTGCGTCAAGGCAGGGAAGAAGCTTTTGCAAGGAGGGAGAATCTTGATATCCCATTACCGCAAAAACAAGAAGTTGTCGAGAAGGATGATATTGCCTTCAAAACAGCAAGATTAAGTAGTTCGACTAGTGGGAAAAGAATCGAAAGAGTAAATGGTGGAGGCAAGGTACAAGATGGTAGGGAGAATAGTGTACCTGGAATAGATAACCAAGATGTTCTAACACAGAGAAAGCCGGATCTAAATCCAAATAACTATGCAGCTCCACGGTCAAGGAGTCAAGATAAAGATCTCTTCGTCCCCGATAGTTATGCCAATGAGTATGGTGTCCAGAATTCAACTAGGAAAACTCCCGTGGAAGGTGAACCCAAGCGGAAGCCCCGGTCTAGTAGTGCTCTCCCTCCTCCTTATGTTAAACCACCCAGTATCAAATCAAAGGAGAGCATGAATGGTGCCAATATATTGTCTTCACTTGCTGGTTTGGACAGTGATGGAGTCTCTGGTGATCCTTCTATGCCTGATAAAGAGGGGCAGAGAATTCCACCTATGAGAGGTCATGATCGAGAAACAGATAATTACTATAGTCACAGTGAAATTGGTATCCCTATCCCAAGACGAAGATCGTCTCGGAGGCGACATTTGAGATCAGCATCTGGTCATATTGAAATTGGTAATGCTGAAGATACAGAATTCATGAGGAGAAAACCAAGAAGCAGGAGAAGGGATGAGTCGAGACAAGGTCTGCAAATCTTATTCGACGAAGAGCATCAAAGATATGATCAGGAGGAAAGGATAATCGATAGGCTGTTGATGCATTATAGTAAGAAACCATCAACCTCTGAAGACGGGAAACTAAGACGAAAATCTAAAAGTCATCATGCACATCATAAGAGAACTGACGTAGATGAAGAAGCCTTAGAAAAAGCAAGCATGGATAGATCGGATGATATCTCCGAGACTATTCCCCGTCCAGTCCGATCAATTTCTCTCCCTCGTGAACAAACAACTCAATCAGAAGGAACTAAAGTATACACCCGCGCTACTTCCTTTCAGCAAGGTAGGTCAAATGCAGCCCGGCACGTACACCCTAAGTTACCGGATTACGATGATTTGGCTGCTCACTTTGCAGCAATGAAAGGGAGATAA
- the LOC105785176 gene encoding uncharacterized protein LOC105785176 isoform X6, with product MLDGILGRGFATKCKSLIKAIKSRIDVIRRKKSATLKFLKKDIADLLANGLDINAYGRVEGYIAELVLSSCYDFIDKCCDFVTKHVSVMQKLSDCPEDCREAVSSLMFAAARFSDLPELRELRHIFHERYENSLDVFANKQLVENSASNPSTMERKVMVMHDIASEFSIKWDSKAFERRMSEPVVIPQPQDRTKKYGSFHVNGEDNKSNYGKQDRLKKYGSFHVNGDDNKSNDGKQDRPKKYGSFHVNGDDNKSNDGKSADPPRDELKVDKNGHKWEFSVEDKLRQGREEAFARRENLDIPLPQKQEVVEKDDIAFKTARLSSSTSGKRIERVNGGGKVQDGRENSVPGIDNQDVLTQRKPDLNPNNYAAPRSRSQDKDLFVPDSYANEYGVQNSTRKTPVEGEPKRKPRSSSALPPPYVKPPSIKSKESMNGANILSSLAGLDSDGVSGDPSMPDKEGQRIPPMRGHDRETDNYYSHSEIGIPIPRRRSSRRRHLRSASGHIEIGNAEDTEFMRRKPRSRRRDESRQGLQILFDEEHQRYDQEERIIDRLLMHYSKKPSTSEDGKLRRKSKSHHAHHKRTDVDEEALEKASMDRSDDISETIPRPVRSISLPREQTTQSEGTKVYTRATSFQQGRSNAARHVHPKLPDYDDLAAHFAAMKGR from the exons ATGCTGGACGGAATCTTAGGCCGTGGTTTTGCCACAAAATG TAAATCGTTGATAAAAGCGATAAAGAGTCGGATTGATGTTATACGGAGGAAAAAGAGTGCGACGcttaagtttttgaagaaagatATAGCTGATCTGCTTGCTAATGGCCTTGATATCAATGCTTATGGCAga GTTGAAGGATATATAGCTGAATTAGTGCTTTCGTCTTGCTATGATTTTATAGACAAGTGTTGCGATTTCGTGACGAAGCATGTTTCAGTCATGCAAAAACTGAG TGATTGCCCAGAAGATTGCAGGGAAGCTGTCTCATCTCTAATGTTTGCAGCTGCTAGATTTTCTGATTTGCCAGAGTTGCGTGAGCTTAGGCATATATTTCATGAAAGATATGAAAATTCACTGGACGTATTCGCCAATAAACAG CTTGTTGAGAATTCAGCTTCAAATCCTTCCACAATGGAGAGGAAAGTTATGGTAATGCATGATATAGCATCAGAGTTTTCCATAAAATGGGATTCAAAAGCTTTCGAGCGAAGAATGTCTGAACCTGTTGTGATCCCACAGCCACAG GACCGAACTAAAAAATACGGGTCTTTCCATGTCAATGGTGaagataataaatcaaattatggAAAACAG GACCGACTTAAAAAATACGGGTCTTTCCATGTCAATGGTGatgataataaatcaaatgatgGAAAACAG GACCGACCTAAAAAATACGGGTCTTTCCATGTCAATGGTGATGATAATAAATCAAACGATGGAAAAAGTGCTGATCCACCAAGGGATGAACTTAAAGTGGATAAGAATGGGCACAAGTGGGAATTCTCCGTCGAGGACAAGCTGCGTCAAGGCAGGGAAGAAGCTTTTGCAAGGAGGGAGAATCTTGATATCCCATTACCGCAAAAACAAGAAGTTGTCGAGAAGGATGATATTGCCTTCAAAACAGCAAGATTAAGTAGTTCGACTAGTGGGAAAAGAATCGAAAGAGTAAATGGTGGAGGCAAGGTACAAGATGGTAGGGAGAATAGTGTACCTGGAATAGATAACCAAGATGTTCTAACACAGAGAAAGCCGGATCTAAATCCAAATAACTATGCAGCTCCACGGTCAAGGAGTCAAGATAAAGATCTCTTCGTCCCCGATAGTTATGCCAATGAGTATGGTGTCCAGAATTCAACTAGGAAAACTCCCGTGGAAGGTGAACCCAAGCGGAAGCCCCGGTCTAGTAGTGCTCTCCCTCCTCCTTATGTTAAACCACCCAGTATCAAATCAAAGGAGAGCATGAATGGTGCCAATATATTGTCTTCACTTGCTGGTTTGGACAGTGATGGAGTCTCTGGTGATCCTTCTATGCCTGATAAAGAGGGGCAGAGAATTCCACCTATGAGAGGTCATGATCGAGAAACAGATAATTACTATAGTCACAGTGAAATTGGTATCCCTATCCCAAGACGAAGATCGTCTCGGAGGCGACATTTGAGATCAGCATCTGGTCATATTGAAATTGGTAATGCTGAAGATACAGAATTCATGAGGAGAAAACCAAGAAGCAGGAGAAGGGATGAGTCGAGACAAGGTCTGCAAATCTTATTCGACGAAGAGCATCAAAGATATGATCAGGAGGAAAGGATAATCGATAGGCTGTTGATGCATTATAGTAAGAAACCATCAACCTCTGAAGACGGGAAACTAAGACGAAAATCTAAAAGTCATCATGCACATCATAAGAGAACTGACGTAGATGAAGAAGCCTTAGAAAAAGCAAGCATGGATAGATCGGATGATATCTCCGAGACTATTCCCCGTCCAGTCCGATCAATTTCTCTCCCTCGTGAACAAACAACTCAATCAGAAGGAACTAAAGTATACACCCGCGCTACTTCCTTTCAGCAAGGTAGGTCAAATGCAGCCCGGCACGTACACCCTAAGTTACCGGATTACGATGATTTGGCTGCTCACTTTGCAGCAATGAAAGGGAGATAA
- the LOC105785176 gene encoding polycomb group protein FERTILIZATION-INDEPENDENT SEED 2 isoform X7 encodes MFAAARFSDLPELRELRHIFHERYENSLDVFANKQLVENSASNPSTMERKVMVMHDIASEFSIKWDSKAFERRMSEPVVIPQPQDRTKKYGSFHVNGEDNKSNYGKQDRLKKYGSFHVNGDDNKSNDGKQDRLKKYGSFHVNGDDNKSNDGKQDRLKKYGSFHVNGDDNKSNDGKQDRPKKYGSFHVNGDDNKSNDGKSADPPRDELKVDKNGHKWEFSVEDKLRQGREEAFARRENLDIPLPQKQEVVEKDDIAFKTARLSSSTSGKRIERVNGGGKVQDGRENSVPGIDNQDVLTQRKPDLNPNNYAAPRSRSQDKDLFVPDSYANEYGVQNSTRKTPVEGEPKRKPRSSSALPPPYVKPPSIKSKESMNGANILSSLAGLDSDGVSGDPSMPDKEGQRIPPMRGHDRETDNYYSHSEIGIPIPRRRSSRRRHLRSASGHIEIGNAEDTEFMRRKPRSRRRDESRQGLQILFDEEHQRYDQEERIIDRLLMHYSKKPSTSEDGKLRRKSKSHHAHHKRTDVDEEALEKASMDRSDDISETIPRPVRSISLPREQTTQSEGTKVYTRATSFQQGRSNAARHVHPKLPDYDDLAAHFAAMKGR; translated from the exons ATGTTTGCAGCTGCTAGATTTTCTGATTTGCCAGAGTTGCGTGAGCTTAGGCATATATTTCATGAAAGATATGAAAATTCACTGGACGTATTCGCCAATAAACAG CTTGTTGAGAATTCAGCTTCAAATCCTTCCACAATGGAGAGGAAAGTTATGGTAATGCATGATATAGCATCAGAGTTTTCCATAAAATGGGATTCAAAAGCTTTCGAGCGAAGAATGTCTGAACCTGTTGTGATCCCACAGCCACAG GACCGAACTAAAAAATACGGGTCTTTCCATGTCAATGGTGaagataataaatcaaattatggAAAACAG GACCGACTTAAAAAATACGGGTCTTTCCATGTCAATGGTGatgataataaatcaaatgatgGAAAACAG GACCGACTTAAAAAATACGGGTCTTTCCATGTCAATGGTGatgataataaatcaaatgatgGAAAACAG GACCGACTTAAAAAGTACGGGTCTTTCCATGTCAATGGTGatgataataaatcaaatgatgGAAAACAG GACCGACCTAAAAAATACGGGTCTTTCCATGTCAATGGTGATGATAATAAATCAAACGATGGAAAAAGTGCTGATCCACCAAGGGATGAACTTAAAGTGGATAAGAATGGGCACAAGTGGGAATTCTCCGTCGAGGACAAGCTGCGTCAAGGCAGGGAAGAAGCTTTTGCAAGGAGGGAGAATCTTGATATCCCATTACCGCAAAAACAAGAAGTTGTCGAGAAGGATGATATTGCCTTCAAAACAGCAAGATTAAGTAGTTCGACTAGTGGGAAAAGAATCGAAAGAGTAAATGGTGGAGGCAAGGTACAAGATGGTAGGGAGAATAGTGTACCTGGAATAGATAACCAAGATGTTCTAACACAGAGAAAGCCGGATCTAAATCCAAATAACTATGCAGCTCCACGGTCAAGGAGTCAAGATAAAGATCTCTTCGTCCCCGATAGTTATGCCAATGAGTATGGTGTCCAGAATTCAACTAGGAAAACTCCCGTGGAAGGTGAACCCAAGCGGAAGCCCCGGTCTAGTAGTGCTCTCCCTCCTCCTTATGTTAAACCACCCAGTATCAAATCAAAGGAGAGCATGAATGGTGCCAATATATTGTCTTCACTTGCTGGTTTGGACAGTGATGGAGTCTCTGGTGATCCTTCTATGCCTGATAAAGAGGGGCAGAGAATTCCACCTATGAGAGGTCATGATCGAGAAACAGATAATTACTATAGTCACAGTGAAATTGGTATCCCTATCCCAAGACGAAGATCGTCTCGGAGGCGACATTTGAGATCAGCATCTGGTCATATTGAAATTGGTAATGCTGAAGATACAGAATTCATGAGGAGAAAACCAAGAAGCAGGAGAAGGGATGAGTCGAGACAAGGTCTGCAAATCTTATTCGACGAAGAGCATCAAAGATATGATCAGGAGGAAAGGATAATCGATAGGCTGTTGATGCATTATAGTAAGAAACCATCAACCTCTGAAGACGGGAAACTAAGACGAAAATCTAAAAGTCATCATGCACATCATAAGAGAACTGACGTAGATGAAGAAGCCTTAGAAAAAGCAAGCATGGATAGATCGGATGATATCTCCGAGACTATTCCCCGTCCAGTCCGATCAATTTCTCTCCCTCGTGAACAAACAACTCAATCAGAAGGAACTAAAGTATACACCCGCGCTACTTCCTTTCAGCAAGGTAGGTCAAATGCAGCCCGGCACGTACACCCTAAGTTACCGGATTACGATGATTTGGCTGCTCACTTTGCAGCAATGAAAGGGAGATAA
- the LOC105803126 gene encoding uncharacterized protein LOC105803126 — protein sequence MGATLVMAASLAIVLGIILVFLAELYCFLCLRRRQLKSSATPPTNTTTTASSSSSLSSVYAQGVLHAPTNFLFPHQEVLEIQAQEPNIISPHQIGILYPTSPPFTSFVNSPPCNASLGNNGVEDLVYISNPIYDNDAGTGMPETPFMG from the coding sequence ATGGGTGCAACACTGGTAATGGCGGCGAGTCTCGCCATTGTATTAGGTATTATCCTAGTGTTTCTAGCAGAGCTCTATTGTTTCCTCTGCCTACGCCGCCGTCAGCTCAAATCTTCCGCCACCCCCCCCACCAATACTACCACTacagcttcttcttcttcttcccttaGTAGTGTCTATGCACAAGGAGTTCTTCATGCACCAACCAACTTCCTCTTCCCTCATCAAGAAGTCCTTGAAATCCAAGCTCAAGAACCAAACATAATAAGTCCCCATCAAATTGGTATCTTATATCCCACATCTCCACCATTCACTTCCTTTGTGAATTCACCACCTTGCAATGCATCTCTAGGAAATAACGGTGTGGAAGATTTGGTTTACATATCGAATCCTATTTACGACAACGATGCCGGAACCGGCATGCCGGAAACTCCGTTCAtgggatga